From Myotis daubentonii chromosome 15, mMyoDau2.1, whole genome shotgun sequence, one genomic window encodes:
- the LOC132216300 gene encoding E3 ubiquitin-protein ligase RBX1-like has protein sequence MVAAMDVDTPSGTNRGEGKKCFEVEKWNPLALWAWDIIVVDNCAICRNQVMDFCIECQVGPVSATYEECTVVRGVCNHAFHLHCISRWLKTRPVCLLDNREWESQKDGH, from the coding sequence ATGGTGGCAGCGATGGATGTGGATACCCCCAGTGGCACCAACAGAGGCGAGGGCAAGAAGTGCTTTGAAGTAGAAAAGTGGAACCCACTAGCCCTCTGGGCCTGGGACATCATTGTGGTTGATAACTGTGCCATCTGCAGGAACCAGGTTATGGATTTTTGCATAGAATGTCAGGTGGGCCCAGTATCTGCCACTTATGAAGAGTGCACCGTTGTGAGGGGAGTCTGTAATCATGCTTTTCACTTGCACTGCATCTCTCGCTGGCTCAAAACACGGCCCGTGTGTCTGCTGGACAACAGAGAGTGGGAATCCCAAAAGGATGGGCACTAG